CATCCGTCTGTTGTTTCGATGCTCCAATGCACGGAACTACCCTGCTCTCACGCCGCAGACAGGACATGCGCCGTGCAGCCTCGCACTGCCATCCCGGTCTCTTCTGACTCTGCTGTCGAGTCTCTTCAGGGTCTCTTGCGCCCACACACCGCTATCAAGGACGACGCTCACCCTGCAACTGTCGCTGTCAGTCTGTCCGGGCACACGGCTACCGACCGCCCGTTGAAGGGCATAGGTACATACCGTCATGTCTAGCTCTATGGCCATAAAACCTAATTCCCTGCGAACTAAGTCCTGGCTGGATATCCAATCCACAGCCGCGGATCAAGTCCCGGTAAGCCACCCTCCATGGGCTGACCAAAACACGTCAAAGACGTTGAAACACCATCTTCATGCACCTGGTAGGCTGTCCCACAAGGTCTAGGAAACAATGGGAGCCTCACATGACGAATTTATTTTGGGATTTTCTGGACCACTCAACCAACGCCTAACATGGGATGGCCGACATGGGTCACGACGGCTAGCCTCCAGAAAGGCGAGCGGAATCCACTCCGAACGAAGGACGTCCCGAGCAAATGTTCTCACCCTTCAGGATGCGCTGCAATGTGCTTCAGATTACCTCTTGTGCCTGTGCTGGATTGTAGGATGGGCTGTCGATGCCAAACATGGCGCTGGTCCTTGTTTCTTCCCGTGTACATATCCTGCAAAGAGAATTACCTATGCAAGTCCAGTATCGCAGCTGGCCACCTCAGCCCCAGGCTTGGAGGCTTCAACGGTGCGTCTCACTCTCGGCCTGGGCGGTCCGGGCTGGGGCGGTGGTGCGAGCTGCTCGGAGCGAGAGGCGTTTTCGGTGGCTTGATGATGAGTACCGGCCCCGTCTCAAGGCGGCATGGTTGAGACTCGGCGGCCGCTGGATAGTTCAAGACCGATGCGATGCGCCTGAGCTGCACAGTTTATGCCATTCGCAGTTTAGCAGACGCCGTCAAAGAGCATGGAGATCAGCCGCGGCACCCGGTCTTTCTTTGCCCGTTGTTTGTTTTCCTCCAGAAAATTGTTTGAGGACGAGACATCACAAAGACAGGTGAGAGTCTATGATAGCATGAGGTTTTCACCAATGGTATTTTGCAGAGGATGCCAAGATGTCACCATTGGGCTGAGGCTCACACAGGACGGACAAACTGGGGATAGTCTATCGGGACAAATCTCTCGTGCATGCACCCACGCAAACCACGGCATCTCTCGCGGCCCATCCCTTAACTGGTAGGACTAGACCTCACGGATACGAATAGGGACCGTAGGACTCGTGGTGGATCCACGCAAAAGCCGAAGTACCCCGGAAAATCACTTTAGGCCGATTGTTCACGGAGTGGACTGACGAAGCTCGGGGATTATTTCGCCTCATTCTGATTGTCCATTGTCACAAACAGGCGTTCCATTCTGAGAGCACTCATCCAGAGCCTGTGCTTTTACGGACACAGCTTGCCTTGACTCATCGCAGTTCGGGAAACAATCTGATTATTGAGCGTCGCCTCGTGATCTTGTGCGCGACTCGATGCGCCCGGCAATGACACGCCTGCACTCACACGAGCAACCTCTAATAGAGAAAGAACGTCATACCCCCTTCGGAGGCAAGCATTCAGAGAGGGGAGTCCCGGGCTGACGTGCAGAAGAGGCGAACACCCAAGAAACTCACCCGGAGGTTGTCTGGAGAATGGCAAGGTCAGCTCCGGACAGCGCGCGCACAAGAAAAGTTTCGTGCGACATGACTGCGGGCGGATGGGAAAGCCATTGAAGCCAAGCCGGCTTCCTCATTGGAGTTTTCTGTCATGTGCGACGTCGTTCCCGCCGCCTCTGTTCGTGCTCGACCTGCATCTGTCAGGAGAGTCCCTTAGAGATCACGATGAGGGATCCCTCGTGTTTGTCCTAGTGAGCCTCCTGAACTTCTTGCCGCGCTTTCAGTACCTGAGAGGTAGGCGCAGTCATGCGGATACCCGGACCGGGCGTTGTCACTTTTCGGAGGCTCACCGGGGAGGGCAGAAGCACCTGGTGTCGGCTCATGGCTGAAGCCGGATGAATCGGCAGAGCGATCATGTCCACCTACTTTCATGGGAGGGCCGAGAATTGGCCATTTCAAATCACGAATGAGAGAAGAGAAAGGGGAAACTATTGATCAGGGCGGGAcgttcgccgccgccgatctGCACCGTACACGTGTCAGTGACAGGTATGTCTGACTTATCATTCGGCTTTCCGTTTTGTCGGATCTCTCGACAGCAGCTCGTAGGCGCAAGGGGAACCATGAAGGTAGGTGGCGAGAAAATGTCTATATTATTTGCCTCACCtaattttttcttttcttttacttaagtagtgaATAATGAAGCAGTCAACAATAAGTACAACCagccttaaataagtagaatggGCCAGTATCAAAAAAGCGTCCTATGGCACCGGCCAGTGATGAAAGCCAAGATGCATGGGAAACAACTTGGAAGGTAACATACAGGAACCTAAGAGCTAGAGCCGAGTCTGGGCACATAATTAGCATTTTATGTTGCGATGAACCATACTAGTCTCGGCAGCCCGATGGGAGTGGTAAAAGAGGGAACATGGGCTTTGCTGTCCGATGGACAAGTCGGCGCCGGAGAGGAGGGGAATCGTGAATGTTATTTATGTGTAGGTGTAGGTAGTCAAACAAGACAGAAGGGGATTCACTGAGAAGAAATATAAACTTTCTTGGCCGATTGAGTTGTAAGCTTAAATTGGGAAGGGAGGTGTATCTGCGGGTATGAGGTATATGTGAGGGAACGCTACGGCTCATGATATGGATGGGTATTATGGTGATTATGTTTCAAGTAAGCTGAGGGGGATGAGATCAAGGTCATTTCTAACCTGGGATCTCTGGGTAGTTGTAAGATCTAGATATGTGTCTCATGTACTATGCGAGTATCTGAGATCACGAACTCTCCAAAAGACAAGATCTCATCTTGCGCTCGTGGGGATATACAAAATGCAAGACAAGTCGTCGGCCGGCAGCGGGTGTGTCTAAATTTGGATAGGCACACATGTGTCATACCACACTCTTGCCCAACCATAGTCAGTAAACTTAGGATTCCCCATAAGCTTGAGGTGAGGTCTTTTTTCACTTTTGAATCTTGCTTTCTGCTGGCACGTTCTGAATTCAACTCCACTCAAAGCCCCTCCCGCATTTTTGCCACCCGTTGCTGCTCATTTGCGGGTCTTTTGCGAAGCCTAGGTATTGTATGTATGTATGTATTTCGTGCAGTGAAGCGGCAGGCACAAGCGGGAGGGGGGAAGTTGTAATTTGAGGAGTATGGCAACTTGAAAGTAGATGGGAGTGAGAGGGCTGGATGATGCTTTAGTATCTTTTGCTTCCTTTCACATTCTTCCCGGAAGCCGTTCTTCTTCCAGGAGGCGTTTGGGAGAATCTGCTGTCTGAGGACGCGGCGGCTTTGGCGTATGGTCTGACCCTATGCCTTGCCCGCACCATGTAAAGTGAGTGCTGGAAAGCTTTCTAGGAGTAACgcagagtgagtgagtggaATGCGGGGCGGTGGACGGACGTGGCGGCAGACTCCCGCGGCCGGTGGTCGCTCCGCATTGCTTGGGCGGCCCCCTTGTTCTTGCGGCTTATTTTTTGCCTGCCGGTCCTTGCCTACTTTGTCTGTTGCATGTCCACACCTCTTGTCACTGACTTGGTCTGGGATCCGCACTCAGTATGGATATCAGAGGGGGTCGATGGGGGGATGAGGATGAGAGGTTGGAGATGGGCATCGCGAGAGGATGCCGAGGGGATAAGGGGATGCGATGCGATGATGATATTGGTCAATTGCTCTGATCAACAGACATGGAGACTGAGGGGAGTAAATAGCAATAGAAGTGTGAGGAGCAATGTCTTCAGACAAGAGAACAAGGATAAGTGATAATCGCCGGACCCGTCTGTTATTGCTCCATCATCCCCATCTCATCCCGCCACCTCCGCCCTCTTTCAGTCTGTCAAAAACTGGTTTGCATGAGGTATCCGTGGATCCGTATGCATAGTACCGTGGTTGCTCAGCGGTCAACTTGTTGTGATGCTGTGGTGCTGTGTTCATGTGTTTCCATGTTCCATGGTTCCCTCGGTTCCCCTCTCCTATCCCAATCACCAATTTTCCAGGTTGAGGTGATTCCCAGGGACCAAAAACCAGGCTTTCCAGGCTGCAAAGCAATCCCCGCCCAGTGCCCACTTGGCTTCCCTAAGGTTCCCGTCTTCTTaccgcccgccgccgcctctcgCCCTTCCGCACTCCGCTGCCTCGTCTTGCCTTCCATTGCCTTGTGTTCACCTTGCTCACCTGAACTGTCACCTAATTATCCGGCAGGTCTGGATCGCTTACCTGCATCCGTAATTATTGCCCTGCCTGCTTACCTCACGGCGACATCCAGGCATCTTCAACCAACAACGGCCAAGCGCTCCCGCTGCATTTCCACCCGCCCTGCCGCCCCCGGTCAGCCCAGCATCCAAACATCCAAACATTCAACCCGCCGTTCAACATCATCCAACCAACCCTTCCTTTCCCCAATCCAACTCTCCATCTCAATCCCAAAATCTCAATCCAACCATTTTCCCACCCCACACCCTGTCCCATCTCCTCTTCTCTTTGCCTGCCTTGCTTCTGCTGTTGCATCGACACTCGCAGCTTTCAAGCCGCACCCATTCCTTGCTTTATTTTCTGGATGCGACACAACTAAGACAACATTCTACACTACCATTGCATCACCACCAATACGTAACCACGCCCATCAAAGGAACCCTAGCCGACTTGCATCACGTCGCCCAAAGACTTCCCTGGATATCAGTCCGCCCATAGTCTCACTTGCCTCTCTCTCCCGCTGCATACTCTCGGCCaggaagacgacgacgacgaccacCGCCACCACCACAAAGCATTCCAGAGAAGCCAATCGACCGTAGTCCACCCCGCGACCGAGCACGAACCCCTTCTGCCCCTCGCACGCATGGCCCGCGACTGCGCATACCTTGCCATTAGAGAAGAGCCGTAGAGACCAAGTCCTGCGCGACATCTCCATAACCTCTCGAACTACACACTCTCGCCAGACATGTCTGCCTTTACCTCACAACAGCCCGACGAGGGCTACTCCGAAGACCCTCTGAACCCTAGCTTCAGCGGCACTCAGGATGTCTCGGCCTCGCGTCCACCTGCAGACCTGCCCGCCTGGCTCGCCCAGCATCTCCCCGGCCTGTCCACCTCTGAAAAGACTGGTACGTTTACCTTGCCCTGTGATGCAGCTGCAGCAGGGCAGACGTTTGCTCTGCTTGCTCAAAGTCCTTGGGGTAACAACTGACACGACGCTTTGCCAAATGTACAGAGCTTGCTATTGCTCTTCTCGACCAGCTACCCACATCGACCATCGTCGAAATAGTCGAGCGTCTACATCCTCGCATGTACATCAACTTCGTTCACTACTTGCCGACAGAAGTTTGCCTGAAGATTCTCGGATACCTCGATCCCCTCTCTCTCATCCACGTCGCCAAGGCTTGCCACGCCTGGCACGAACTGGCCCTCGACCGCAAGCTATGGGAGAAGCTGTACAATATGGAGGGCTGGAAGGCCATCTACTCGGAAGTCAACAAGTGGGAAGAAGATGCGAACAAACCTCAGAACCAATCCCCCAGCTCTCTCCACAGGGTTCGATCATGCGAGGACGGCCACACGCACAAGAAGCGTGCGATATCCGAAGACAACGATCTCGAGATGACGGACGCCGGGGCTTCGGTCACCAGGGAAGATTCGATGAACTCGATCATGGGCAACAGCATCTTTGGCAGCCCTGCCTCGTCATTCGGCTTCTCTCGGAGTTCAGCTACGCCGCAACATGGAGATATGGATCTGGACAGGTCGGCTTCGGGGTCCACACGTCGAAGTACAGAGAGAAATTTCGGCGTCGACACCAAGGGCAAGGGTAAAGCGTCGCCGATGTTGCGCGCCGCTCTTGTCAAGGAAGACTCGCTGCCGCCCATAATGTCTACCGACGCTCTCGGCAGAATCTCGCGGTCGTCACTATGGTCCTGGGACGCACCTAGCCGACGGTACAGGCTCGACTGGAAGTATCTATATACGATGCGCTACCGCCTGGAGCAAAACTGGGAGCTTGGGAAGTTCACCAACTTCCAGCTGCCCCACCCGGACCACCCGCAAGAAGGCCACCAAGAGTGCATATACAGTCTGCAATTCGACAGCGAATACCTCGTTAGCGGTAGTCGTGACAAGACCCTTCGTATCTGGAGTCTGCACACCCAGCGATTGTTGAGGCCGCCCCTGGAAGGCCATACTGGATCTGTGCTCTGCTTGCAGTTCGATGCGGACAAGGAAGAAGATTTGATCGTCTCTGGAAGCAGTGACTCCAACGTCATTCTGTGGAAGTTTTCGACAGGACAGATGATTCAAAGGCTCAAGAATGCTCACTCCGAGTCGGTTCTCAACATCAAATTTGACAAGAGGATTCTGGTCACGTGCTCAAAGGACAAGACCATCAAGATTTTCAACCGCCGTCCCCTCAAATACGGTGACCCCGGCTACGGTGATGGCGATGTCGTCTTCAACGCCCCGAAACGCGTCAGAGACTACGGATACGGCAATCCCATGGACGACCTGCCCCTCAAGCCTGCGTATAGCCTTATTGGTTCTCTGGACGGACATGGCGCGGCTGTCAACGCCGTGCAGATCCATGGCAACGAAGTGGTGTCAGCCAGCGGTGACAGAAACATCAAGGTCTGGGACTGGACAAAGCAGGTCTGTATCCGGACAGTCGTTGGCCATAGCAAGGGCATTGCCTGCGTGCAGTACGACGGTCGGAGGATTGTTAGCGGCAGCAGTGACAACGAGGTCAAGGTGTTTGACAGGTTCACGGGTCTCGAAGTCGCCAGTCTGCGCGCGCACACGAACCTTGTGCGAACGGTCCAGGCTGGTTTCGGCGATCTTCCTTACAGCGCTGAAGAGGATAAGGCTGAGGCCAAGAGGATTGACGAGCTCTACTTTAAGGCGGTAGCTGATGGAGTCGTCAGCCCCTTTAGCGATCATGGCAGTCGCCGTGGTCGTGCCCAGGCCCGTAACGCGGGTAGTCAACGACCGGAGGACATTACGGCGTATGGTGCCATTCTTCCCcccggcggcggtggcggcaAATACGCTCGGATCGTGTCTGGCTCCTACGACCAGAGTATCATCATCTGGCGCCGTGATAAGGAGGGCGTCTGGAAGGACACGCAACATCTGCGTCAGGAAGAGGGAGCCGCGGCAGCGCAAAGCCAAGCTCAAGCTGCGGCAAGAGCGGCTTCACAGCTCACCGCACAAGAGATGCTGGCAAACTTGGAGTCAAGCTCCTCATCCACGGCGCGCGGCACTCGGGGATCTTCTCCCAGGACGACCGTCGACAATCCCATTATTGCCACCATTACGCCCGATTCGGCACAGGCTTTTATGAACCTGATTGACGCGGTTGTGCCCCGGGGACCGACACAGCTGCGCCAGGCTTTGCATCATTACCCGACAATGTTGGTGTACAATTCACACATTCAGGCTGCTATTAGCAGAGAGCCAAACCCGCGCATCAGAGCCGACCTCCGCAATGTGCTCAACGCTGCTCTTTTGGAGACGCAACTCAACCAGTCGCGCCGTCTTATGGCGAACCGCGAGACGCAAACAATTGATCCGCCATCGCTGCCACCTTTGAATGGATTCGCTCCGTCGTCAAGCACACAGGTTCAGCAGCCGACTATTACCAGATTTCATATGGAAGTTGTGCGCCAGCGACACGCTCAAGAACAAGAagctgccgccgccaccgccgctACACCCGCCGCCGGACCTGCGACGCCCCAGGTGCAAGGACATTTACACATCCAGGGACAAGCTCAGAATCAAGCACAGCCGACGCAGCCGGGAGCGCCTGTTCAGACTCAGGCGACGCCGGTGCCGGTACAAGGTGCGCAAAACCCTGTGCCGGACGCGGCGCACCACCCGCACATTGCCAACGGCGACAACGGCCCTGCAAGGGTGTTTAAGTTGCAATACGATGCCCGCAGGATCATTTGTTGTAGTCAGACGAGTGTCATTGTGGGCTGGGACTTTTGCAACAATGACCCGGAGCTGGAGGAGGTTGCGCGGTTCTTTGGGACAGTGGACTAGAGGCGGACGACGTGGCGTGTTGCAATAgcagtagtagtagtagcagCATCTCACTGGCATAGCGAATCGTATCGGCAGAGGGAGGGCTCGTTGGTTTTATTTTTGGGAAAAAGAGGAGTTTCGGAACAATAAGAAGTGAATTCGAGTTGTGAACATGAATAGCCACAGTGCCTGGCACTTGTGATGAAGTGGATATGAGGTATGCCATTACGCCGAAATACGAAACTCTCCAAAAGCTTGCCTTTGCTCTCCCATCTAGTCTTTATCTCATTTCCTACGCGACACTCTGCAAGCATATTAGCCAGCAGCCTCCTTGAGCTTGGCACCCTCCTTGGCCGGCTCCTCATCCACAAACTCGGGCAACTCCTCCTGCAAGAAACTCGGCATAGCGCCCATCTCGGGCTCCAACTCAGCCTCCATCCCCAACGCCTCCAACTCGGCATCCAGCTCCGCCTCGTCCACGTCCTCGGGCACATCATACGACCTCGCCAGACTCTCCTGGATATCGTTTCCAATATCCATCAAATCCGCCATCTCATCCTGCAACCTTTCAATCTTGTCGATGTCCACCTTCCCGTACTGCTTCTTGAGTTCTTTATTGGTCGTCTTGAGCGCGTCGACGGTGGCCATGGTATTTTTCAGGTTATCCTGCATCGTCTGCGCCTGCTCCATGTTCCAGACCTGGGACTGGAGCTGGTCGCGCTGGGACTCGTACATTTTGCGGCGCTGGAGGACCTTTAGCGCCTTTTGCTTTATCGCGTTTTTGCCGGGGCCGTCGCGCATCTTGGAGAGTTTTTGTTGGTAGGTGTTTAGTTCCGCGGTGAGGGCGGAGAGTTTCACGTCGATTGAGGAGATGCGGTCGTCGATGTTTGTGATTGCGCTGTTTAGGGTTGGTTTTGGGCCCTTGGGGGCTGCGCCGAAGAGGCGGTTCATGGCTGCTGGTGATTTGTGTGTGTTGCTGAGGTTCGTGGGGGAGGGTACCTTTGTCTCTTGGGGTGTCGGAGAGGAGGCGTGGTGAGCCTGGTGAGGTTGTGAGTATCTTTGGGTTGTGGTGGGCGTCTGTGTCGTTGCCTGGATGACGTTGCGTGGTGATGAAGCTGGGTGACGGTTATCGATAGGACCCCGCGGTCGGGGTGGTGGTTGCGGGTGGTTGGGCAGGCCCCCGCTGAGGCGCTGGGCGAAGGGGAGAAATGTAAGGCCGGTGCTCCGAGAGGCTTGGTCTCGGTGGACCCCGGATTCGCGAACGCGACCTCCCTTACCTTACTCTTGCCATGCCCGGCTTGGCGGAGACAGTGCTGAAGCCCGGATATCCGCTGTTCAACGGTCTCCAGATTGCCAGTCTATATCTGATGACCTCGTCACATTCTATCAAACTCTGCAATCGGGACAGAAGTGACTGGAAGGTGGAGTGCTCAAGTCCACGAACAAGCCTGGAATATGAAGGCTAAGAGTTCCCGGGCGCAAATTCCATGAGCATCAAGAGGTGTAGCTATACCGGCGGTGAACTCTTTTTTGTCTCTCTCTTCGGGTCGGATGCTTCCTCCCACAACCAGTCTGCTCTGGTCCAAAGCCTTCAGAGTTATTGCCTTCAATTCGGGATAAATGTAATGGATATATTGCTACTCCGTTTTGCCCCTGTGCCTTCTACATGCATTCCTGCCTCACACGGAGCTTTCGCTGAAGATCCCATCTGAAGCTCAAGCTTCTGTTCTTTCTCTAGACTCCTCGTCCCTCGTTATTTGCTTCCACCGGGAGGCTCGTTTAGCACGGCTCCGGTGTTTGGCGCCTTGTCAGGGGTTGCCGGCTACGCGCGTGCGCAGCGACTCGCACTTACATAATGGTTTCCTCCCAAATCCTGGGCATCGCGGCTGGTGTCTTGTAATGAATCGCCAAGATTCCATGACTAAAAACAGGGCCCCTTTACCCCAGCTGTTCCGTATTGTCCTTTTTAAGGGGATGATTCGTCAGTGGACAATAAGGACAGGTGCTTGTTTCTCCGATTGTCCACGGCCCTTTGATCTGTGTGCCGTCACCATTTGCCTCTTGATGTATCCCATAGCAAAAGTGAATGTATTTGCGACGCAGACGGACCACACCGACCTGTGAGAAGCTGGAGATGAGACGGTCGCCGACGGAGGAGATGGCGGAAGAGGCCAAGTTGTGGACGGGTCGGCAGAGGTGTCGTggtgacgaggaggaggacgacgaAGGTCCTGGTGTCGCTGGCGGCTCCGAGACTGAGGCTTGTCTTGGTGATGGTGACGATGAAGAGAAACCAGGGATTCCGTCTTCAGTTTCTGAGCTGCCCATCTATGTTTCAATGCATCGGTACGTCCATCAAAGCTCGGAATATCTAATGCTCAGTCAAATTGGGATAGCAAGATGCTGACCTTGAGATAGCGTCCGCCGGCTCATCAATGCAAGTATAGGTAAGGACCAACTTTCAATGTCAGGAAACAAGTGTACTCACACTGAGATCTAGATGATCCATACACACTGAGCCAGTTGAGTGACCCCAGGATGAACATTCTCATCGTCCGGCCTCTGGTTGAGCGTCTGTATCATCCCAACGACATCACCATAGGTATGTGATCCCCCTTCTCTTCAGTACTACTCATGACTAACACCAAAACAAGTTTACTGCCTCCTTGCCAACCGCCTCTACTTCCTCCGCCAGCAGGCAACTTCAGTCCATCAACCCGTCAACGTAGCCCGTGCAACGCTCTGCGAACTCGTAGCAGCCCGCGTCCTCCGCCGCTTCCACGAAGCCAACCCGGGCTCCCAaggcctcctcttcctctcgcGCCTCCTCGTCGGCGGCTTCGATCCGTTTGAGGGCGCCCCCGAAGCTGTGGAATTCGAAGGCCGTCGGCAGTGGGCACCCCAGGAACGCGGTGGTCTCGAACGCAAACTCACCGCCCTCGAGCTGGCCATCCTCTCCGAGAGCAAGACCTTTATCTCCTCGCCCGGGTGCCAGCGCGTCATCAACGCCGTCTACGAGGGCCGCGTCGTCTACACCCCGCTCTCTTTTGTCGACATCTTGCCCGACCACTACGAGTACCGCCCCATCTCCCTCTACGACCCGCGGAAAGCACCCCTCCTGAACCACTACCGCCTCATCGTCCCGCGCTCCCGTAATTCCATAGAATTCGTTCAGTTCCTCATCCTAATGATGCTCTACTTCCTCGCTATGCTCTACCGTCGCAGCAGCAACGAGGTCTTCGAGTTCCTCTTCTGCATCTACGCCGCCGGCTGGGTCCTCGACGAAGTTGCCGCCGTCGCGGAACATGGCTGGGAGGTCCACGCGCAAAACCTCTGGTCCTGGCTTGACGTCACCTTTTCCGCAATCTACGCTGTATACGTCCTCGCGCGCATCTACGACGTAGGCGCAGGACACTTCCCCGACGGCCATGGCCTACACATCCTCCCGCTCGCGGCGCCGATCCTCCTCACCCGCGTCGCCTTCAACATCGCACCCGACAACATCGTCCTCATCTCCCTGCACGCCATGATGAAGGATTTCTTGCTGCTGTCGTTCCTCGCGTGCTGGTGCTTCATGGGTTTCCTCCTTGCGCTGCAGTGGCTCATCGACTCCAACGATAACCTCAACGAGACGCCTTCGTGGTTCGCCATTTGCAAGTGGATGCTCTGGATCTGGTTCGGTCTCGACGGCACCGGCATCCAGGAGTCGACGCAGTTCCACATCATTCTCGGCCCGGCGCTCATGGTCGGCTTCGCGTTCCTCGGCAACACGCTGTTCCTGACGATCCTCGTCGCCGTTCTGACAAACACCTTTTCCAACATCATTGCCGACGAGGCGGCCGAGGTGCGCTTCCGCCGCGCGGTGCTGACTTTCGAGGGTGTCAAAAGCGATGCCATTTTCGCGTACCCGCCGCCTTTCAACATCTTTGCGCTTGCGACGCTGCTGCCATTACGGTTCGCCGTGTCAGCCGAGACGTTTCACAGGGTCAACGTGGCGCTGATCCGCGCGCTGAATTTGCCGACCCTGCTGCTCATCAGTCTATACGAGAGGCGACAATTCTCGCGCCGGATGAGGAAGAAGATGAATGGTGGCGGTGGCCGCCGAAGGTTCTTGGGGTGGCAGCTTTCGGGATTTTCGCCGCACGGTGACATCCAGGCCGTGTTCGATACGGCGCCACCGCCGGATGTTGCTGATTTGATCGAGGAGCTGGATAAGATTGGCGACGAGGGGTCTGTGACGAGCGAGGTTGTGCCCAAGTTGTCGGCTGATCTGGGCCGACCCATTCGATGGAGATCAAGGCTACGGAATGGGGTTCAGGAGCATGATGATTAAAGGAGGCTGGAGAAGTGCGGCCGTAGTAGT
The window above is part of the Colletotrichum lupini chromosome 9, complete sequence genome. Proteins encoded here:
- a CDS encoding Snf7 family protein; the encoded protein is MPRIWEETIMLVRGLEHSTFQSLLSRLQSLIECDEVIRYRLAIWRPLNSGYPGFSTVSAKPGMARRLSGGLPNHPQPPPRPRGPIDNRHPASSPRNVIQATTQTPTTTQRYSQPHQAHHASSPTPQETKVPSPTNLSNTHKSPAAMNRLFGAAPKGPKPTLNSAITNIDDRISSIDVKLSALTAELNTYQQKLSKMRDGPGKNAIKQKALKVLQRRKMYESQRDQLQSQVWNMEQAQTMQDNLKNTMATVDALKTTNKELKKQYGKVDIDKIERLQDEMADLMDIGNDIQESLARSYDVPEDVDEAELDAELEALGMEAELEPEMGAMPSFLQEELPEFVDEEPAKEGAKLKEAAG
- a CDS encoding nonselective cation channel, encoding MVSSQILGIAAGVLRTTPTCEKLEMRRSPTEEMAEEAKLWTGRQRCRGDEEEDDEGPGVAGGSETEACLGDGDDEEKPGIPSSVSELPIYVSMHRVRRLINASIDDPYTLSQLSDPRMNILIVRPLVERLYHPNDITIVYCLLANRLYFLRQQATSVHQPVNVARATLCELVAARVLRRFHEANPGSQGLLFLSRLLVGGFDPFEGAPEAVEFEGRRQWAPQERGGLERKLTALELAILSESKTFISSPGCQRVINAVYEGRVVYTPLSFVDILPDHYEYRPISLYDPRKAPLLNHYRLIVPRSRNSIEFVQFLILMMLYFLAMLYRRSSNEVFEFLFCIYAAGWVLDEVAAVAEHGWEVHAQNLWSWLDVTFSAIYAVYVLARIYDVGAGHFPDGHGLHILPLAAPILLTRVAFNIAPDNIVLISLHAMMKDFLLLSFLACWCFMGFLLALQWLIDSNDNLNETPSWFAICKWMLWIWFGLDGTGIQESTQFHIILGPALMVGFAFLGNTLFLTILVAVLTNTFSNIIADEAAEVRFRRAVLTFEGVKSDAIFAYPPPFNIFALATLLPLRFAVSAETFHRVNVALIRALNLPTLLLISLYERRQFSRRMRKKMNGGGGRRRFLGWQLSGFSPHGDIQAVFDTAPPPDVADLIEELDKIGDEGSVTSEVVPKLSADLGRPIRWRSRLRNGVQEHDD
- a CDS encoding WD domain-containing protein; translation: MSAFTSQQPDEGYSEDPLNPSFSGTQDVSASRPPADLPAWLAQHLPGLSTSEKTELAIALLDQLPTSTIVEIVERLHPRMYINFVHYLPTEVCLKILGYLDPLSLIHVAKACHAWHELALDRKLWEKLYNMEGWKAIYSEVNKWEEDANKPQNQSPSSLHRVRSCEDGHTHKKRAISEDNDLEMTDAGASVTREDSMNSIMGNSIFGSPASSFGFSRSSATPQHGDMDLDRSASGSTRRSTERNFGVDTKGKGKASPMLRAALVKEDSLPPIMSTDALGRISRSSLWSWDAPSRRYRLDWKYLYTMRYRLEQNWELGKFTNFQLPHPDHPQEGHQECIYSLQFDSEYLVSGSRDKTLRIWSLHTQRLLRPPLEGHTGSVLCLQFDADKEEDLIVSGSSDSNVILWKFSTGQMIQRLKNAHSESVLNIKFDKRILVTCSKDKTIKIFNRRPLKYGDPGYGDGDVVFNAPKRVRDYGYGNPMDDLPLKPAYSLIGSLDGHGAAVNAVQIHGNEVVSASGDRNIKVWDWTKQVCIRTVVGHSKGIACVQYDGRRIVSGSSDNEVKVFDRFTGLEVASLRAHTNLVRTVQAGFGDLPYSAEEDKAEAKRIDELYFKAVADGVVSPFSDHGSRRGRAQARNAGSQRPEDITAYGAILPPGGGGGKYARIVSGSYDQSIIIWRRDKEGVWKDTQHLRQEEGAAAAQSQAQAAARAASQLTAQEMLANLESSSSSTARGTRGSSPRTTVDNPIIATITPDSAQAFMNLIDAVVPRGPTQLRQALHHYPTMLVYNSHIQAAISREPNPRIRADLRNVLNAALLETQLNQSRRLMANRETQTIDPPSLPPLNGFAPSSSTQVQQPTITRFHMEVVRQRHAQEQEAAAATAATPAAGPATPQVQGHLHIQGQAQNQAQPTQPGAPVQTQATPVPVQGAQNPVPDAAHHPHIANGDNGPARVFKLQYDARRIICCSQTSVIVGWDFCNNDPELEEVARFFGTVD